The Falco cherrug isolate bFalChe1 chromosome 6, bFalChe1.pri, whole genome shotgun sequence genome window below encodes:
- the NCOA7 gene encoding nuclear receptor coactivator 7 isoform X6, whose translation MVSQKPHGTIEYTAGNQDTINSIALKFNITPNKLVELNKLFTQTIVPGQILFVPETSAARLSSFSPGAPISPSSSDAEYDKLPDADLARKAFKPVERVLSSTSEEDEPVVVKFLKMNCRYFTDGKGVVGGVMIVTPNNIMFDPHKSDPLVIENGCEEYGLICPMEEVVSIALYNDISHMKIKDALPSDIPKDLCPLYRPGEWEDLSSEKDINPFSKFKSLSKEKRQQNGDPSIAFGAKQIKPSDKEKSADFEVLQSSESTGSIKSKSLEFSNNITATECLEKFAVDPCAKEPSGEKNASDIKTKEKSLLGEGENDFIKVEKMSSRMDRGLDRKISVMEGLLADPRELGRTKQQVTKPTTEAQEHLTVDSLEKKDSVEPKADLDLELCEKQDVIPEVNKCVSSPTGKVETALDTKKELEKDKLIEFYLNKDGNGSQSSEDLHKAEIQKGENNKAVGIDLTLSFSKSQAKEVHTVKSMELDSCCVERKAPSLELSSAAAEEKNLKESVDSSLVPAIDKTCQETQLDNQSEIRLWLLQKIQVPIEDMLPSKEEKSKTPPMFLCIKVGKPMRKSFASQSTTMSQQYSKKIKQPEYWFAVPRERVDHLYTFFVQWSPEVYGKDAKEQGFVVVEKEELDMIDNFFSEPTTKSWEIITVEEAKRRKSVCSYYEDDDDDTLPVLKHHSALLENMHIEQLARRLPARVQGYPWRLAYSTLEHGTSLKTLYRKSASLDSPVLLVIKDMDNQIFGAYATHPFKFSDHYYGTGETFLYTFSPNFKVFKWSGENTYFINGDTSSLELGGGGGRFGLWLDADLYHGRSNSCSTFNNDILSKKEDFIIQDVEVWTFE comes from the exons G ATTCTCtttgtgccagaaacgagtgcTGCGAGACTGTCGTCTTTCAGTCCTGGTGCTCCCATTTCTCCATCATCATCAGATGCCGAATATGATAAACTCCCT gatgcTGATTTGGCAAGAAAGGCCTTCAAACCAGTTGAGAGAGTGCTGTCCTCTACTTCAGAAGAGGATGAGCCTGTGGTtgtcaaatttttaaaaatgaattgccGTTACTTCACAGATGGTAAG GGTGTAGTTGGAGGAGTCATGATAGTAACTCCAAACAATATCATGTTTGACCCACATAAGTCTGATCCTCTGGTAATTGAGAATGGCTGTGAAGAATATGGGCTCATCTGCCCCATGGAGGAGGTTGTCTCAATAGCTCTCTACAATGACATCTCTCACATGAAGATTAAAGATGCGTTGCCATC TGACATACCAAAGGATCTTTGTCCTCTGTACAGGCCAGGAGAATGGGAAGACCTATCATCTGAGAAAGATATCAATCCTTTCAGCAAATTCAAATCCCTTAGCAAGGAAAAGAGGCAGCAGAATGGGGATCCATCCATTGCTTTTGGTGCCAAACAGATAAAGCCTTCAGATAAGGAAAAGTCTGCTGATTTTGAAGTTCTTCAGTCATCTGAGAGTACAGGCTCAATCAAATCAAAGTCACTGGAGTTTTCCAACAACATCACTGCCACTGAATGTTTGGAAAAGTTTGCTGTGGATCCATGTGCCAAGGAgccttctggggaaaaaaatgcttcagatatcaaaaccaaagaaaaatcccttttgGGAGAAGGAGAGAATGACTTCATTAAGGTGGAAAAGATGTCATCTCGTATGGATAGAGGGTTGGACAGGAAAATCTCAGTAATGGAAGGCTTGCTGGCTGACCCCAGGGAGTTGGGGAGAACTAAGCAGCAGGTAACCAAACCCACTACAGAAGCCCAGGAGCACTTGACAGTTGattccttggaaaaaaaggacagtgtTGAACCTAAAGCTGACTTAGACTTAGAGCTGTGTGAAAAGCAAGATGTTATTCCAGAAGTAAACAAATGTGTCAGTTCCCCAACAGGTAAGGTGGAGACTGCATTGGACACTAAGAAAGAGCTAGAGAAAGATAAACTTATTGAATTTTACCTCAATAAAGATGGGAATGGGTCTCAGTCATCTGAAGACTTACACAAGGCTGAAATCCAGAAAGGTGAAAACAATAAAGCAGTTGGCATAGACCTTACACTTAGCTTTTCAAAGTCCCAAGCTAAGGAAGTCCATACAGTTAAAAGTATGGAGCTTGATTCCTGCTGTGTTGAAAGGAAAGCACCTTCATTAGAactcagctcagcagcagcagaggaaaagaatcTGAAAGAGTCTGTGGACTCTTCGTTAGTACCAGCTATAGACAAGACCTGTCAAGAAACGCAGTTAGACAATCAATCAGAAATCAGactgtggctgctgcagaaaattcAAGTGCCAATTGAAG ATATGCTTCCTTCAAAAGAGGAGAAGAGCAAGACTCCTCCAATGTTTCTGTGCATTAAAGTAGGCAAACCCATGAGAAAGTCCTTTGCATCTCAGAGCACCACCATGTCTCAACAGTACAGTAAAAAGATAAAGCAACCAGAGTACTGGTTTGCTGTTCCTCGAGAAAG GGTGGATCACTTGTACACGTTTTTTGTTCAGTGGTCACCAGAAGTATATGGGAAAGATGCCAAAGAGCAAGGTTTTGTTGTGGTAGAAAAGGAGGAGCTTGACATGATAGACAACTTCTTCAGTGAGCCCACTACTAAAAGCTGGGAG ATCATTACTGTAGAAGAAGCCAAACGACGAAAGAGCGTTTGCAGTTactatgaagatgatgatgatgatactTTGCCTGTCTTAAAGCATCACAGCGCTCTCCTGGAGAATATGCACATAGAGCAG CTTGCCCGGCGCTTGCCCGCACGAGTGCAGGGATATCCGTGGCGGCTTGCATACAGCACACTGGAGCATGGGACTAGCCTGAAGACTCTGTACCGTAAATCGGCATCTCTCGACAGTCCAGTTCTCCTTGTCATCAAGGATATGGACAACCAG ATATTTGGAGCATATGCTACACATCCCTTCAAGTTTAGTGACCATTACTATGGCACTGGTGAAACATTCCTATACACGTTCAGTCCAAATTTCAAG GTATTCAAGTGGAGTGGAGAGAACACATATTTCATCAACGGAGACACCAGCTCTCTGGAGCTCGGAGGTGGAGG TGGCCGGTTTGGCTTATGGTTAGATGCAGATTTGTACCATGGGCGAAGCAACTCCTGCAGCACCTTCAATAATGACATCTTATCTAAGAAAGAAGATTTCATAATACAAGATGTAGAAGTATGGACATTTGAGTGA
- the HINT3 gene encoding adenosine 5'-monophosphoramidase HINT3, translated as MAGDEAAGAAAGPGAGNAGGYDGKCVFCRIARREEPGTALLSCEYEDLVCFRDIKPDAPHHYLVVPVEHMENCKTLKTEHIPIVKRMMEVGKAVLQKNNFSDLNDIRMGFHWPPFCSIAHLHLHVLAPASQLGFLSRLLYRINSYWFITAEQLIERLQTENAAS; from the exons atGGCCGGGGACGAGGCGGCCGGCGCCGCTGCGGGGCCGGGAGCCGGGAACGCCGGCGGCTACGACGGCAAGTGCGTGTTCTGCAGGATCGCCCGCCGGGAGGAGCCGGGCACGGCGCTGCTCTCCTGCGAG TATGAAGATCTCGTTTGTTTTAGAGACATCAAACCTGATGCCCCCCACCACTACCTGGTGGTGCCAGTGGAGCATatggaaaactgcaaaacactAAAGACAGAACACATACCTATAG TGAAGAGAATGATGGAAGTTGGAAAAGCTGTcctccagaaaaataattttagcgACTTGAATGATATAAG aatGGGTTTTCACTGGCCTCCGTTCTGCTCGATAGCCCACTTGCATCTTCACGTCCTGGCCCCAGCCAGTCAGCTGGGATTCTTATCCAGACTTCTTTACAGAATCAACTCCTACTGGTTTATCACA GCTGAACAACTGATTGAGCGACtgcaaactgaaaatgctgCCAGCTGA
- the NCOA7 gene encoding nuclear receptor coactivator 7 isoform X8 — MMKGKQMPLNIRILYCARPDQGEPFVEIITVEEAKRRKSVCSYYEDDDDDTLPVLKHHSALLENMHIEQLARRLPARVQGYPWRLAYSTLEHGTSLKTLYRKSASLDSPVLLVIKDMDNQIFGAYATHPFKFSDHYYGTGETFLYTFSPNFKVFKWSGENTYFINGDTSSLELGGGGGRFGLWLDADLYHGRSNSCSTFNNDILSKKEDFIIQDVEVWTFE; from the exons ATGATGAAAGGCAAACAAATGCCTTTGAATATTCGCATTCTTTACTGTGCCAGACCTGACCAGGGGGAACCTTTTGTGGAG ATCATTACTGTAGAAGAAGCCAAACGACGAAAGAGCGTTTGCAGTTactatgaagatgatgatgatgatactTTGCCTGTCTTAAAGCATCACAGCGCTCTCCTGGAGAATATGCACATAGAGCAG CTTGCCCGGCGCTTGCCCGCACGAGTGCAGGGATATCCGTGGCGGCTTGCATACAGCACACTGGAGCATGGGACTAGCCTGAAGACTCTGTACCGTAAATCGGCATCTCTCGACAGTCCAGTTCTCCTTGTCATCAAGGATATGGACAACCAG ATATTTGGAGCATATGCTACACATCCCTTCAAGTTTAGTGACCATTACTATGGCACTGGTGAAACATTCCTATACACGTTCAGTCCAAATTTCAAG GTATTCAAGTGGAGTGGAGAGAACACATATTTCATCAACGGAGACACCAGCTCTCTGGAGCTCGGAGGTGGAGG TGGCCGGTTTGGCTTATGGTTAGATGCAGATTTGTACCATGGGCGAAGCAACTCCTGCAGCACCTTCAATAATGACATCTTATCTAAGAAAGAAGATTTCATAATACAAGATGTAGAAGTATGGACATTTGAGTGA